A stretch of Streptococcus chenjunshii DNA encodes these proteins:
- a CDS encoding SDR family NAD(P)-dependent oxidoreductase, which yields MSATLKQYVCITGASSGIGLEAAKAFAGLGFHLILVARRQKQLEDLRKEVLQQYPDLDILVKSLDLSIPDNAYQLYNSLKSFHVTVWINNAGFGNYDSVAHQNLEKISAMIHLNIEALTLLSSLYVRDYQDIDNSQLINISSRGGYMLVDNAVTYCATKFYVSAFTEGLALEMKNRHHKLQAKVLAPAATKTEFGKVATDSSSYNYDEHFKQYHSAKEMADFLIQLYKSDKTVGLVDVKDFSFHLSQPLFNH from the coding sequence ATGTCAGCCACTTTAAAACAATATGTCTGTATCACTGGAGCCAGCTCCGGCATCGGTTTGGAAGCCGCAAAAGCTTTCGCCGGTCTTGGCTTTCATTTAATCTTAGTCGCAAGACGCCAAAAACAATTAGAAGACCTGAGAAAAGAAGTGCTGCAGCAATACCCTGATTTGGACATTCTTGTAAAAAGCCTTGATTTATCGATTCCAGACAATGCCTATCAGCTGTACAACAGCTTAAAAAGCTTCCATGTCACTGTTTGGATTAACAATGCTGGATTTGGAAATTATGACAGCGTTGCTCATCAAAATCTAGAGAAAATTTCTGCAATGATTCATCTGAATATTGAAGCTTTAACCCTATTATCCAGCCTTTATGTCAGGGATTACCAAGATATTGACAACAGTCAGCTGATCAATATTTCTTCCCGAGGAGGCTATATGTTGGTCGATAATGCTGTTACTTACTGTGCAACAAAATTTTATGTCAGTGCATTTACGGAAGGACTGGCATTAGAAATGAAGAACCGCCATCATAAATTGCAGGCAAAGGTACTTGCTCCTGCTGCAACCAAAACAGAATTCGGGAAAGTGGCCACTGATTCCAGCAGCTACAATTATGATGAACATTTCAAGCAGTATCACTCTGCTAAAGAAATGGCTGATTTCCTCATTCAGCTCTATAAAAGCGATAAAACTGTCGGCCTCGTTGATGTCAAAGATTTCAGCTTCCACCTCAGTCAGCCTCTCTTTAATCATTAA
- a CDS encoding FGGY family carbohydrate kinase gives MTVKLVLGLDIGTSSVKFLVSDSSLNTVYANSIAYDLVYPSEGYVEMDPKVWKKIILDELEKIFNSDFADNIKVICTTAQMHSTVFLDSDGDTFRNAILWNDRRTINQIPEIRDVLINTLGMTKNANIISTGSPLANLIWLKKYKTEEYKKIAKMCMVKDYINYILTGEAVTDYCDASTSCLMDLATKKWSDKIIKHYGFPNRIFPEIKNSDKRVSFLGASLKKRFHLHNDVAVVVGTGDNAATMAFINEFSKSNLTISLGTSGVVLSEIKNLSNVGKNILFGSENGLKIISQTSLSTCGEIIEWWKNEITRNNEYLRLSDISEKDIVSNKVIFIPYFAGEKYILKNRNILGSFQELDLTASSKKMGLSIFEGIAFALKLLYEEQNIPLAGSINVVGGGARNDLWLLILANVFNRVINTFNLNVMSVHGSIIIGYKYLQTPVSSDYLTMIPLKPQSKYVSYYQKKYKKFKKYVHLINCSNG, from the coding sequence GGCTTGACATAGGGACTTCATCGGTAAAATTTTTAGTGAGCGATTCGTCTTTAAATACAGTGTATGCTAATTCAATAGCATATGATCTAGTATACCCTAGCGAGGGGTATGTAGAGATGGATCCAAAAGTGTGGAAAAAAATTATACTTGATGAGTTGGAAAAAATATTTAATTCAGATTTTGCTGATAATATTAAAGTTATCTGCACGACTGCTCAGATGCATAGTACTGTATTTCTTGATTCAGATGGTGATACTTTTAGGAATGCTATATTATGGAATGACAGACGAACAATTAATCAAATTCCCGAAATAAGGGATGTTCTGATTAATACTCTTGGGATGACAAAAAATGCTAATATAATTTCTACTGGCAGTCCCTTAGCTAATCTAATATGGCTAAAGAAATATAAGACAGAAGAATACAAAAAAATTGCTAAGATGTGTATGGTTAAAGACTACATTAACTATATACTTACTGGTGAGGCTGTAACAGATTATTGTGATGCTTCAACATCATGTTTAATGGATTTAGCAACAAAAAAATGGTCTGATAAGATAATAAAACATTATGGTTTCCCAAATAGGATATTTCCAGAAATAAAAAATTCAGATAAAAGGGTTTCATTTTTAGGTGCCTCATTAAAAAAAAGATTTCACTTACACAATGATGTAGCTGTGGTGGTAGGTACAGGAGATAATGCTGCTACTATGGCCTTTATAAATGAATTTAGTAAGTCAAATTTAACTATTTCCTTAGGGACTTCTGGTGTAGTATTAAGCGAAATAAAAAACCTGTCAAATGTTGGAAAAAATATATTATTTGGCAGCGAGAACGGTTTAAAAATTATTAGCCAGACTTCTCTATCTACTTGCGGAGAAATAATTGAATGGTGGAAAAATGAAATTACTCGCAATAATGAATATTTAAGACTATCTGACATTTCAGAAAAAGACATTGTTAGCAATAAAGTTATATTTATACCATATTTTGCTGGCGAAAAGTACATTTTAAAGAATCGAAATATCTTAGGTTCTTTTCAAGAATTAGATTTAACAGCTTCATCAAAAAAAATGGGATTATCAATTTTTGAAGGGATTGCATTTGCTTTAAAACTTCTGTATGAAGAGCAAAATATCCCCTTGGCAGGATCAATTAATGTTGTTGGTGGCGGAGCAAGAAATGATTTATGGTTATTAATATTGGCAAATGTATTTAACAGGGTTATCAATACGTTTAATTTAAATGTGATGTCAGTTCATGGTTCAATAATTATTGGTTATAAATATTTACAAACTCCAGTTAGCAGCGATTATCTGACCATGATCCCACTTAAACCCCAAAGTAAGTATGTAAGCTACTATCAAAAAAAATATAAAAAGTTTAAAAAATATGTGCACTTAATAAATTGTTCCAATGGATAA